In Bacillus sp. KH172YL63, one genomic interval encodes:
- a CDS encoding Ger(x)C family spore germination protein: MKQIKRFIIMLFILILLTGCWDQRLLKNGRLVFSAAFDFSPDENIHGTAIIRDFKDGTPTNTMVEADGRTVRDVRMHMDRKISGTFEPSKNRIFLLGEELAKKDVYDFLDIFYRDPNSSISSKLAVTEGEAGNALKLISQKNILISEYLIEIIGSAESFTGIPKVNLQSVCTLMFDEGRDFFVPLFKIRDEELILSGTALFHKRSMTGTLSIPDSTLLLILMNQKAKIARYVTKVDHNKKVKIENYITYNMVDPKTKMTVISSTPGDIEVELHLKTGISVVEFPQDELADKGKVKKLEEKIAKHLKADAVKMIKKIQEANSDIFGIGREFIAFHPKEWESMDWEKEYPTITITPKVELEIVGNGIIN, from the coding sequence ATGAAACAAATTAAGAGGTTCATCATCATGTTGTTCATTCTAATTTTATTGACCGGGTGCTGGGATCAAAGATTGCTGAAAAACGGCCGGCTAGTGTTTTCGGCTGCTTTTGATTTTTCACCTGACGAGAATATTCACGGAACGGCCATCATACGGGATTTCAAAGACGGAACACCAACCAATACAATGGTCGAAGCGGATGGAAGAACGGTTCGTGACGTGCGAATGCACATGGACAGAAAAATTTCAGGCACTTTTGAACCATCAAAAAACCGGATTTTCCTTCTGGGAGAAGAGCTGGCAAAAAAAGATGTATACGATTTCCTTGATATTTTCTACCGTGATCCAAACAGTTCCATTTCCTCTAAATTAGCGGTTACTGAAGGAGAAGCAGGAAACGCCCTTAAGTTAATCTCACAGAAGAATATTTTAATTTCAGAATACCTGATTGAAATCATTGGATCTGCCGAATCTTTTACAGGTATCCCAAAGGTAAACCTTCAATCAGTCTGCACGTTGATGTTTGATGAAGGAAGGGATTTCTTCGTTCCGCTATTTAAAATAAGGGATGAAGAGCTTATTCTCAGTGGTACGGCATTATTCCACAAACGATCTATGACCGGCACTCTTTCGATCCCAGATTCTACACTGTTACTGATCTTAATGAATCAAAAGGCTAAAATAGCAAGGTATGTCACCAAAGTGGATCATAATAAAAAGGTGAAAATTGAAAATTACATTACTTATAATATGGTAGACCCAAAGACTAAAATGACGGTAATTTCTTCAACACCAGGAGATATTGAAGTAGAACTGCATTTAAAAACGGGGATATCTGTTGTGGAGTTTCCTCAAGATGAACTTGCAGATAAAGGAAAAGTGAAAAAGCTTGAAGAAAAAATTGCCAAGCATCTCAAAGCAGACGCTGTCAAAATGATCAAAAAAATACAAGAAGCGAATTCCGATATATTCGGCATTGGAAGAGAATTCATCGCGTTCCATCCGAAAGAATGGGAAAGCATGGATTGGGAAAAAGAGTACCCAACCATCACCATCACGCCGAAAGTCGAACTTGAAATCGTCGGAAACGGAATCATCAACTAA
- a CDS encoding GerAB/ArcD/ProY family transporter: MINQTKLSGVQLTFFIIQTQIGVGILGLPFNVYLKSKQDAWISVLVAGLVVQGVIIILWILARRFPTKSIFEYNQILTGRIFGSFLNVGYIFYGLLVTALVLMYSTKIIKVWVLIFTPKWILMFLLVATAVYLAKEDVLGISNIYVVVTSLIFLLLIISVVVLVTYPVDYRYLFPMAQSGGVNILEGAKEAYFSMLGFELLLILYPHFQQIGGKSILIHVTIANFCVTMVYVFMTIVSIVTFSPVEIEIVPQPVLYFVKSLYLQIVERIDLVFLSLWIVNVITSLTSYLFLSTEGSSFFLRKYKKIKRTVLPFIFGVIALVIALIVKNDQLEIYNKMVIFMSYVFVLIIPVMLLGISLLFRKHEREKQS; encoded by the coding sequence ATGATTAATCAAACTAAACTTAGTGGGGTTCAGTTAACATTTTTTATCATACAAACTCAAATTGGTGTAGGCATCTTGGGGTTGCCATTTAATGTTTACCTAAAATCGAAGCAGGATGCCTGGATTTCCGTCCTGGTTGCTGGCCTAGTGGTGCAGGGTGTCATTATCATTCTTTGGATATTGGCTAGACGTTTCCCTACAAAGTCAATATTTGAATATAATCAAATATTGACAGGTAGGATTTTCGGATCTTTTCTGAATGTCGGGTATATTTTCTATGGGTTACTCGTTACAGCTTTGGTTCTGATGTATTCAACAAAAATAATTAAGGTGTGGGTGTTAATATTCACACCGAAATGGATTCTCATGTTTTTATTGGTTGCGACTGCCGTGTATTTGGCAAAAGAAGATGTACTGGGGATAAGTAATATTTACGTGGTTGTAACTAGTTTGATCTTCTTGCTGTTAATTATATCGGTTGTTGTCCTGGTAACCTATCCTGTAGATTATAGATACCTCTTTCCGATGGCGCAATCAGGAGGAGTGAACATACTCGAGGGGGCTAAAGAAGCTTACTTCTCGATGCTTGGGTTCGAACTATTGCTCATATTGTACCCTCATTTTCAACAAATAGGAGGGAAATCGATCCTCATCCATGTAACGATTGCTAATTTTTGTGTGACAATGGTTTATGTATTTATGACAATTGTAAGTATCGTAACGTTTAGTCCTGTCGAAATTGAAATTGTCCCACAGCCAGTTTTATATTTTGTGAAATCATTGTACTTACAAATTGTTGAACGGATTGATCTCGTCTTTTTGTCCCTTTGGATCGTGAATGTCATCACGTCGTTGACAAGTTATTTGTTTCTATCTACAGAAGGCAGCTCATTCTTTTTACGGAAGTATAAGAAAATCAAACGCACCGTTCTGCCATTCATTTTCGGCGTTATTGCACTGGTGATTGCATTGATTGTGAAAAACGACCAATTGGAAATCTATAATAAAATGGTCATATTTATGTCCTACGTGTTTGTATTAATCATACCAGTCATGTTACTTGGGATATCTTTACTATTTAGAAAACATGAAAGAGAGAAGCAGTCATGA
- a CDS encoding spore germination protein → MRRSFKKRTARKLLQTKEEGAGKLDTAPMDIEEKVAFIREGLFLTDDLSIREMVFNQQVMNLVFIDSTVDVTSIQSNVIKPIQEQPYGEIWDVVIGAKVTETDDLTLALDSLVDGKCLLIQEKDERMYLIAAPKDQSNHRIEPMNEKVIRGSHQGFSENIKENVQFIRERIINRKVTVKYSHVGEMTKTKYALVSISTLTDPALLKTIEDRIKTIKADTIQSPGYFEEFLEDNSFSPFPQFLNTERPDRVVANLMEGRIALLMEGSPTALILPVSFFSFFQTSEDYNSRFFISSFLRMVRLVSFITTLCLPAFYIAVISYNYEVIPVEIIFSIKSSLEYLPFPPLIEAVIMQFTLELLREAAIRLPNPVAQTIGVVGGLVIGSAVVEANFVSNTMVIVVAITAISSFVIPSNELSTTLRILGFPLMVMASLFGFFGIVIGLMLTLIHMSKLKSLGHYYLYPIAPLDVKALKDTVIRVPIWFMKQRPKDLKALYNWKTTNPRGWKKND, encoded by the coding sequence ATGAGAAGGTCATTTAAGAAGCGGACAGCACGTAAATTACTTCAAACAAAAGAAGAAGGAGCCGGCAAACTGGATACTGCTCCGATGGATATAGAGGAGAAGGTTGCATTTATCCGAGAAGGGCTTTTTTTGACTGATGACCTGTCCATCCGTGAAATGGTCTTCAATCAGCAAGTAATGAATCTTGTTTTCATTGATTCCACAGTTGATGTAACCAGCATTCAATCGAATGTCATCAAACCGATACAAGAACAACCGTATGGGGAAATCTGGGACGTGGTCATCGGTGCGAAAGTGACTGAAACTGATGACCTTACATTAGCCCTGGATTCACTGGTAGACGGTAAATGTCTGTTAATACAAGAAAAAGACGAACGTATGTATTTGATTGCTGCCCCTAAAGACCAGTCTAATCATCGGATTGAACCGATGAATGAAAAGGTTATTAGAGGATCTCATCAGGGGTTCAGTGAGAATATTAAGGAGAATGTGCAATTTATCAGGGAAAGAATTATCAATCGGAAGGTTACGGTGAAATATTCACACGTTGGTGAAATGACCAAGACGAAATATGCCCTTGTCAGCATATCTACGCTGACCGATCCTGCCCTGTTGAAAACGATTGAAGACAGGATCAAAACAATAAAGGCTGACACTATCCAGTCTCCAGGCTATTTTGAAGAATTCCTTGAAGACAATTCTTTTTCACCATTTCCCCAATTTTTGAACACCGAACGTCCAGATAGAGTAGTGGCAAATCTTATGGAGGGCAGGATAGCTTTGTTGATGGAAGGGAGTCCAACTGCCTTGATTCTACCGGTTTCGTTTTTCAGTTTCTTTCAAACTTCGGAAGATTATAATTCCAGGTTTTTTATTTCTTCATTCCTAAGGATGGTCCGGCTGGTAAGCTTTATTACCACATTGTGTCTTCCGGCTTTTTATATAGCCGTGATCAGCTACAACTATGAGGTGATCCCTGTTGAAATCATCTTTTCCATCAAGAGTTCACTTGAGTACTTGCCATTTCCTCCCCTGATTGAAGCGGTCATCATGCAATTCACCCTGGAATTATTGCGTGAGGCAGCGATAAGATTGCCTAATCCTGTCGCTCAAACCATTGGTGTGGTGGGAGGTCTGGTAATTGGAAGTGCAGTAGTTGAAGCGAACTTCGTATCAAATACGATGGTAATTGTCGTAGCGATTACAGCCATTTCCTCCTTCGTCATTCCGTCGAATGAATTGAGCACCACGTTGCGTATATTAGGTTTCCCATTGATGGTAATGGCATCATTATTCGGATTCTTTGGGATCGTAATCGGTTTGATGTTGACGCTTATTCATATGTCCAAATTGAAATCCCTCGGTCACTATTATTTATATCCGATTGCACCATTGGATGTGAAGGCATTGAAAGATACTGTGATTAGGGTACCAATTTGGTTCATGAAGCAGCGCCCGAAGGATTTAAAAGCACTCTATAATTGGAAGACGACCAATCCGCGGGGATGGAAAAAGAATGATTAA
- a CDS encoding nucleotidyltransferase domain-containing protein produces MKNIIMEALKGMEREYGITILYAVEAGSRAWGYDNPESDYDVRFIYIREMDHYLSLESDHDVIEVKPFDQIDMVGWDIQKALKLFHRSNPSLMEWLTPENVYLEKREMDELRKLIPNYYSQFTCAHHYASMAKRNDAAFSESREKDVKRMIMTLRPLLAYEWILQKEVFPPNNVLTVGSEVLKDDASKIELFQLVEVLNKKRSMHRFLRLNEYIETTLSLREVHLTSLPARKRTAIGELNHFFLSLVKGEGGVSV; encoded by the coding sequence GTGAAGAATATCATAATGGAAGCACTAAAGGGAATGGAAAGGGAATATGGAATCACGATATTATATGCCGTTGAAGCGGGAAGCCGGGCGTGGGGATATGATAATCCAGAAAGTGATTATGATGTCCGGTTCATCTATATTCGGGAAATGGATCACTACCTGTCACTAGAATCGGACCATGATGTGATAGAGGTAAAGCCCTTTGATCAGATCGACATGGTCGGTTGGGACATTCAAAAGGCTTTAAAGCTGTTTCACCGTTCCAATCCTTCGCTCATGGAATGGTTGACGCCTGAAAATGTGTACCTGGAGAAGCGGGAAATGGATGAATTAAGAAAACTGATCCCCAACTATTACTCACAATTCACATGTGCACATCACTATGCTTCCATGGCTAAAAGGAATGATGCTGCCTTTTCTGAAAGCAGAGAAAAGGATGTGAAAAGGATGATCATGACTCTTCGACCGCTTTTGGCGTATGAGTGGATCTTACAAAAAGAGGTGTTTCCTCCAAACAATGTGCTGACGGTAGGGAGTGAGGTTTTGAAAGATGATGCATCAAAAATTGAATTATTCCAACTGGTCGAGGTATTGAATAAGAAAAGGTCGATGCATCGATTTCTGCGGCTGAATGAATATATTGAAACCACCCTATCATTGAGGGAAGTTCATTTGACATCCCTTCCTGCCCGTAAAAGGACGGCTATAGGGGAGTTGAATCATTTCTTTCTCTCGCTGGTTAAGGGAGAGGGCGGCGTTTCTGTATAA
- a CDS encoding AI-2E family transporter, protein MSRQKMYSLSLQILILLTIIYVSTKISFLFEPIVVFASTLFFPIIISGFLYFLLNPIVNLLEKARLPRTVAIIVLYGAIVGVMVLLIGNIAPIITRQVTALFNALPEYARQTRNFIEYLSETQQFKWMMNQDYVAMKDIEKQLVDFANTLPDNITGALKGLLSLLTSLTILIVTVPFLLFFMFKDGHKLPRAISKFLPPAYREEGINTLKDTSGTLAAYIQGQLTVASFVGTLTFIGYLIIGLPYALVMALIGAVTNIIPFIGPFIGAAPAIIVALFDSPTKAILVVVVVTIAQQIEGNLLSPLILGKRLDTHPATIIILLLVAGNLAGILGMILAVPFYAVTKTVVLNAVKFIKLRRSKIQE, encoded by the coding sequence TTGTCCAGACAAAAAATGTATTCATTGAGCTTACAAATTTTAATTCTTCTTACCATCATTTATGTTTCAACGAAGATTTCATTCTTATTTGAACCGATTGTCGTTTTTGCATCAACGTTATTCTTTCCGATAATCATTTCAGGATTTCTTTATTTTCTATTAAATCCGATCGTCAACCTCCTCGAGAAGGCAAGGCTTCCGAGAACCGTTGCCATCATTGTACTTTACGGGGCGATTGTCGGTGTGATGGTGTTGTTGATCGGTAATATTGCGCCGATCATTACCCGACAGGTAACAGCATTATTTAATGCATTGCCAGAATATGCACGGCAAACGAGGAACTTTATTGAGTATCTTTCAGAAACACAGCAGTTCAAATGGATGATGAACCAGGATTACGTGGCGATGAAAGATATTGAAAAGCAGCTGGTCGATTTCGCCAATACGCTGCCAGATAATATCACCGGCGCCTTAAAAGGGTTATTGAGTCTCCTGACCAGTCTCACCATCCTGATTGTAACCGTTCCTTTCCTGCTTTTCTTCATGTTCAAGGATGGTCATAAACTCCCGAGGGCGATTTCAAAGTTCCTGCCACCAGCGTACCGGGAAGAAGGCATCAATACACTGAAAGATACAAGCGGGACACTTGCAGCATACATACAGGGTCAGTTGACCGTAGCCTCATTCGTCGGTACCCTTACCTTTATCGGATATTTGATCATCGGTCTCCCTTATGCACTTGTCATGGCACTGATAGGGGCAGTCACCAATATCATACCCTTTATCGGACCATTTATCGGAGCAGCCCCTGCGATCATCGTTGCATTGTTCGATTCTCCTACCAAGGCCATACTGGTTGTAGTCGTCGTGACCATCGCTCAGCAAATCGAAGGGAATCTCCTTTCTCCCCTCATCCTTGGGAAACGGTTGGACACACATCCTGCAACGATCATCATTCTATTGCTTGTAGCAGGGAATCTGGCAGGGATACTCGGCATGATCCTCGCCGTGCCTTTCTATGCCGTAACAAAAACAGTTGTCTTGAATGCAGTGAAATTCATCAAGTTACGCAGATCAAAAATTCAAGAATAA
- a CDS encoding GNAT family N-acetyltransferase produces the protein MIQYSMISARDTYSIRQQILRPNQALEACEYEGDHGEETFHIGAYDGEILVSIASFYKEVMKGRDEENPYRLRGMATLPAYRGKGIGQQLIEKSEKVLKERGCRLWWCNARTSARPYYEKLGLIQSGEVFVIEPIGPHVIMFKEM, from the coding sequence ATGATTCAATACTCGATGATTTCAGCAAGGGATACCTATTCAATCAGACAACAAATATTAAGACCGAATCAAGCGTTGGAAGCATGTGAATATGAGGGGGACCATGGTGAGGAAACCTTTCATATCGGTGCTTACGATGGGGAAATACTGGTGTCTATCGCTTCATTTTATAAGGAAGTCATGAAGGGCCGAGATGAGGAGAATCCCTACCGGTTAAGGGGAATGGCTACACTCCCTGCCTACAGGGGGAAGGGGATCGGTCAGCAGCTCATTGAGAAAAGTGAAAAGGTGCTGAAAGAACGGGGATGCAGGTTATGGTGGTGTAATGCAAGGACTTCTGCCCGTCCGTATTATGAGAAACTGGGCTTGATCCAGTCAGGTGAGGTTTTTGTCATTGAACCGATCGGACCCCATGTTATTATGTTTAAAGAAATGTAA
- a CDS encoding peptidase E, with amino-acid sequence MKQIIAMGGGGFSMEPDNLLLDEYILEQVQVSNPKICFLATASGDAESYIDRFYKAFSTLACEPSHFSVFKPHTKEYEGFLLGQDIIYVGGGNTKNMLALWKEWGIDGILKKAWESGIVLAGLSAGSLCWFEEGTTDSYGEGLETIKGLGFIKGSHSPHYDGEEDRRPQYQSFIMKGDLCGGYAADDGAALHFIDDKLSRVVSSREHARAYSVEKVEGEIQETPLVSYYLKK; translated from the coding sequence ATGAAACAAATCATTGCAATGGGTGGGGGAGGCTTCTCGATGGAGCCTGACAATCTGTTACTGGACGAATACATCCTTGAGCAGGTACAGGTCTCAAACCCGAAAATATGCTTTCTCGCAACCGCAAGCGGAGATGCCGAAAGCTATATCGACCGATTCTATAAAGCATTTTCGACACTAGCTTGTGAGCCTTCCCATTTTTCTGTGTTCAAGCCGCACACAAAAGAGTATGAAGGGTTTCTCCTTGGTCAGGACATTATCTACGTCGGGGGCGGCAACACGAAGAATATGCTAGCCCTTTGGAAGGAATGGGGGATAGATGGCATTTTAAAGAAAGCCTGGGAGTCAGGCATCGTTCTTGCAGGATTAAGTGCAGGGTCGCTTTGCTGGTTCGAAGAAGGGACCACTGATTCATATGGTGAAGGATTGGAAACGATTAAAGGGCTTGGTTTTATAAAGGGGAGCCACTCTCCACATTATGACGGTGAGGAAGATCGCAGGCCTCAATATCAATCCTTTATCATGAAGGGGGATTTATGCGGAGGTTATGCTGCAGACGATGGAGCCGCTTTGCATTTTATCGATGATAAACTCAGCAGAGTTGTAAGTTCCAGGGAACATGCCCGAGCGTATTCGGTAGAAAAAGTAGAGGGTGAAATTCAGGAAACGCCTTTGGTCTCATACTATTTAAAGAAATAA
- a CDS encoding glycine betaine uptake BCCT transporter, whose protein sequence is MKNFTPMFWISISIGVIFVLWGVMFPEGMMEVMSSTQGLLLDKFGWFYQFSATFFFIIAIFFAFSKYGKIRLGKDTDRPEYSTLTWFAMLFSAGMGIGLLFYGVSEPVSHYASPPFGEGNTIDSAKIGLRYTYLHWGFHAWAIYAVVALALAYYKFRKGMPGLMSATLYPVLGERSNGPIGYFVDIIAVFATIFGVAISLGIGAQQINSGLNYLLDIPIDFKVQLIIMGIATVLYITSASTGLSKGIKYLSNANMILAVLLFITFIIVGPSQFVLELFLTTFGSYVQNLPSMGLRFSPFNVEDNQWVKDWTIFYWAWWISWTPFVGTFIARVSKGRTVREFIIAVIIVPTIVCSLWFGVFGGTGLYFDFVQGIDVAGQSLETALFYVYDQMPLSGVLSVISLFLIITFFVTSADSATFVLGMQTSNGSLNPPFFVKFSWGIVLAAIAAILMGTGGVSGLQAATIITALPLGVILIVMTYGMILSFQRETRRKDKKESDSNI, encoded by the coding sequence TTGAAGAATTTTACACCGATGTTTTGGATTTCAATTTCTATCGGAGTGATCTTTGTTTTATGGGGAGTCATGTTCCCGGAGGGCATGATGGAAGTCATGTCCAGTACCCAAGGATTGCTTCTGGATAAGTTTGGATGGTTCTATCAGTTTTCAGCAACATTCTTTTTCATCATCGCCATTTTCTTTGCATTTAGTAAATACGGAAAAATCCGTTTAGGGAAGGATACCGATCGACCTGAATATTCCACGCTCACATGGTTTGCGATGCTCTTCAGTGCAGGGATGGGGATCGGTTTATTATTCTACGGCGTATCTGAACCTGTATCCCACTATGCGTCACCTCCATTTGGTGAAGGGAACACGATCGATTCTGCCAAAATAGGTTTGCGTTATACATATCTACACTGGGGTTTCCATGCATGGGCGATTTATGCAGTTGTTGCGCTCGCTCTTGCTTACTATAAATTCAGGAAGGGTATGCCTGGCCTGATGAGTGCCACTTTATATCCTGTCCTCGGTGAGCGTTCCAATGGTCCTATCGGATATTTTGTCGACATCATTGCAGTGTTTGCGACAATCTTTGGAGTAGCCATTTCCCTTGGAATCGGTGCACAGCAAATCAATAGCGGACTGAACTATCTGTTGGATATCCCGATTGATTTCAAAGTACAGCTCATCATCATGGGAATTGCCACGGTCCTTTACATAACTTCTGCTTCCACCGGGTTGTCGAAGGGGATTAAATATTTAAGTAACGCCAATATGATCCTTGCAGTCTTACTTTTCATCACATTCATCATCGTCGGACCTTCACAATTTGTGCTGGAACTGTTTTTAACAACGTTCGGCAGCTATGTGCAGAATCTTCCAAGCATGGGACTGCGGTTCTCCCCATTTAACGTGGAAGATAATCAATGGGTGAAGGACTGGACGATCTTCTATTGGGCATGGTGGATCTCTTGGACACCGTTTGTCGGAACGTTCATTGCAAGGGTGTCAAAAGGTCGTACCGTCCGGGAATTCATCATAGCGGTCATCATCGTCCCTACCATCGTCTGTTCCCTATGGTTTGGCGTGTTCGGCGGGACTGGATTGTATTTTGACTTTGTACAGGGAATTGATGTAGCAGGACAAAGCCTGGAAACGGCTCTATTTTATGTATATGATCAAATGCCGCTGAGCGGTGTGCTCTCGGTCATTTCACTGTTCCTGATCATTACATTCTTTGTTACATCCGCAGACTCTGCAACATTTGTACTTGGAATGCAAACGTCAAATGGCAGCCTGAATCCTCCGTTCTTCGTGAAATTCAGCTGGGGGATCGTCCTGGCAGCAATCGCAGCCATCCTGATGGGAACTGGCGGGGTGAGCGGTCTGCAGGCAGCGACCATCATCACTGCTTTGCCACTCGGCGTCATACTCATTGTCATGACTTATGGCATGATTTTGTCATTCCAACGTGAAACGCGGAGGAAGGATAAGAAGGAATCAGATTCGAACATTTAA
- a CDS encoding endonuclease, producing the protein MKFTKKHTTIILLLAMLISGCSMPASQESKPDKQLDTTASMLSVKEAIQQQDNRIQSVSGYIVGQPVSESNVLTKNFSADYSIAIADHPKEHDPQHMLYVQIPADFRYRFGLKSSPERLGEKISISGNLTDYYAHPGMKGLTDMSSSTPKASTIKEDPKEVQAYYQSATGKDGQELKKALHMIIDEHTELSYKDVWDALRTTDEDPSNPDHVILFYSRRSQFKYANGGEVDDWNREHIWAKSHGDFGARQGAGTDLHHIRPADVTINSSRSNLDFDIGGSTHPEAPGTRYDKDSWEAPDEVKGDIARMLFYMSVRYEGDDGEVDLELNERVENNSLPFHGKKSILLQWHQEDPVDASEKRRNNIIFEQYQGNRNPFIDHPEWVTLIWK; encoded by the coding sequence ATGAAATTCACGAAAAAGCACACCACAATCATACTGCTCCTGGCAATGCTTATTAGCGGCTGCAGTATGCCTGCATCACAAGAATCGAAACCAGACAAACAATTAGATACAACCGCTTCTATGCTTTCAGTAAAAGAAGCCATCCAACAGCAGGACAATAGGATTCAATCTGTATCCGGGTATATTGTGGGGCAGCCGGTTTCAGAATCAAATGTCTTAACAAAGAACTTTTCTGCAGATTACTCGATCGCCATTGCCGATCATCCGAAGGAACATGATCCACAGCATATGCTGTATGTTCAGATACCCGCCGACTTTCGATATCGTTTCGGCTTAAAAAGCTCCCCTGAAAGATTAGGCGAAAAAATATCCATTTCAGGGAATTTGACTGACTATTACGCCCATCCAGGAATGAAAGGGCTCACCGACATGTCCAGCAGCACACCAAAGGCATCCACCATAAAGGAAGACCCCAAGGAAGTGCAGGCATATTATCAGTCAGCCACGGGGAAAGATGGACAGGAATTGAAAAAGGCACTTCACATGATCATTGACGAACACACCGAGCTTTCCTACAAAGATGTGTGGGATGCCCTTCGCACCACTGACGAAGATCCATCCAACCCCGATCATGTCATCCTCTTCTACTCACGCCGTTCTCAGTTCAAATATGCCAACGGCGGAGAAGTGGATGACTGGAACCGGGAGCATATCTGGGCAAAATCCCACGGAGACTTCGGAGCACGTCAAGGAGCAGGGACCGACCTCCATCACATTCGCCCTGCCGACGTAACCATCAATTCTTCAAGGAGCAATCTGGACTTTGACATTGGTGGTTCCACACACCCTGAAGCACCTGGTACCCGCTATGATAAAGACTCATGGGAAGCACCGGATGAAGTGAAAGGGGATATTGCGAGGATGCTTTTTTATATGAGCGTAAGGTACGAAGGTGACGACGGAGAAGTTGATCTTGAATTGAACGAACGGGTCGAAAATAACAGCCTGCCTTTCCACGGAAAGAAGAGTATCCTCCTTCAGTGGCATCAGGAGGACCCTGTTGATGCATCAGAAAAAAGAAGAAACAATATTATTTTTGAACAGTATCAAGGTAATCGGAATCCGTTTATCGATCATCCCGAATGGGTCACGCTTATCTGGAAATAG
- the cspD gene encoding cold-shock protein CspD: MLQGKVKWFNAEKGFGFIEVEGQDDVFVHFSAIQGEGYKSLEEGQDVTFEIVEGARGPQAANVQK, encoded by the coding sequence ATGTTACAAGGTAAAGTTAAATGGTTCAACGCTGAAAAAGGTTTCGGTTTCATCGAAGTAGAAGGTCAAGACGATGTATTCGTACACTTCTCTGCTATCCAAGGTGAAGGTTACAAATCATTAGAAGAAGGTCAAGACGTTACATTTGAAATCGTTGAAGGCGCTCGTGGACCACAAGCGGCAAACGTTCAAAAGTAA
- a CDS encoding DinB family protein, which translates to MDTLFLIKEKNGMQKDFSILLSMMEYARFTTIQEVENLSVDMLDYRCHDEANSIGMLLAHADAVEKIYQVLTFENLSEMEIEEYAMTLEPALSLGSKAAEVIHGNGVQFYLDQLQSTREQTIAQFKQLDESWLFEECDWWYGHKGNNYFKWFHVFEDEINHRGQIRMIKKLYAKENRKETTESLDS; encoded by the coding sequence ATGGACACACTTTTTTTAATCAAAGAGAAAAATGGCATGCAAAAGGATTTCTCCATCTTGCTGTCCATGATGGAATATGCAAGATTCACCACCATTCAGGAAGTAGAGAATCTGTCGGTCGACATGCTTGATTACCGGTGTCACGATGAAGCGAATTCAATCGGGATGCTGCTTGCCCATGCTGACGCTGTAGAAAAGATTTATCAAGTGCTGACATTCGAGAACTTAAGTGAAATGGAAATAGAAGAGTATGCAATGACCCTTGAGCCTGCATTAAGTCTCGGGAGTAAAGCGGCAGAGGTCATTCACGGGAATGGCGTGCAGTTTTATTTGGATCAGTTACAATCCACCAGAGAGCAGACAATTGCCCAATTCAAACAGCTGGATGAATCATGGTTATTTGAAGAGTGCGACTGGTGGTATGGTCATAAGGGAAATAATTACTTTAAATGGTTCCATGTGTTCGAAGATGAAATCAATCACAGGGGCCAGATCCGCATGATAAAAAAACTTTACGCAAAAGAAAACCGTAAGGAAACGACTGAATCTTTGGACTCATAA
- the mscL gene encoding large-conductance mechanosensitive channel protein MscL translates to MWNEFKKFAVKGNVIDLAVAVIIGAAFGKIVKSLVDDIVMPLIGIMLGGVDFKELSFSVGEAVITYGVFIQNVVDFFLIAIVIFFIVRAYKKIERKEEVKEPAKPDPKEELLKEIRDLLKNLRVDR, encoded by the coding sequence ATGTGGAATGAATTCAAAAAATTCGCCGTGAAAGGCAATGTCATTGATCTTGCAGTCGCGGTCATCATTGGCGCAGCCTTCGGGAAAATAGTGAAATCACTTGTAGATGATATCGTCATGCCGCTTATCGGTATCATGCTTGGTGGAGTGGATTTCAAAGAATTGTCATTCTCTGTAGGGGAAGCGGTCATTACGTATGGGGTATTCATCCAAAATGTAGTGGACTTTTTCCTGATTGCAATCGTCATCTTCTTCATCGTCCGGGCATACAAAAAAATAGAGCGTAAAGAAGAAGTAAAAGAACCGGCAAAGCCAGATCCGAAGGAAGAACTGCTGAAAGAAATCAGAGACCTGTTAAAGAATCTGCGGGTAGATAGGTGA